A window of the Cucurbita pepo subsp. pepo cultivar mu-cu-16 chromosome LG01, ASM280686v2, whole genome shotgun sequence genome harbors these coding sequences:
- the LOC111789079 gene encoding ubiquitin carboxyl-terminal hydrolase 24-like produces the protein MGDFKVLLFGSFTEDETIASMQPQSNVNPGNLVNNVNMQFDSLNLTDGKSSGSSLDSELKGPSGSTTASVNLGPLDLAAKDAIDLKTVQRRKNRTPPASGVPKENGSTHHLNQSSCCTNGATETKIDDIVSSSVCESNRQNNSINQFSRLLVEDSQKNGSIDDLQEIVPKENFRRASVVSVTSSTKLLPRGLINPGNLCFLNSTLQALLSCSSFVDLLRNLKNREIPKAGYPTLTAFVEFISAFEVPSSSVLNRDMAALDVGKPFSPLMFDGVLKNFSPDLPSGILGRPRQEDAQEFLSFVMDRMHAELLKLDGMSSTTNGDKYLVVASAEDDEWETVVRKNKSAVMRTQSFVPSEFSEIFGGQLTSMVTARGNKPSGTGQPFLSLHLDIYPEAVRTIEDALRLFSAPETLEGYRPSAAGKAGVVTARKSMKIQKQSKIMILHLKRFGYGSHGSTKLNKPVHFPLELVLNHNLLISSSTEGRKYELIATITHHGRESSKGHYTADVRYHNDQWLRYDDASVTTIGKNHVLHDRAYVLFYKRV, from the exons ATGGGCGATTTTAAG GTTCTATTGTTTGGGTCTTTCACTGAAGATGAAACCATTGCATCGATGCAACCTCAATCGAATGTGAATCCCGGAAACCTGGTCAACAATGTAAATATGCAATTTGATTCTCTGAATCTTACAGATGGAAAATCGTCGGGTAGTTCCCTTGACAGTGAACTGAAAGGACCTTCTGGTTCTACAACAGCATCCGTAAATTTGGGGCCCCTTGATTTAGCTGCTAAGGATGCTATTGATCTGAAAACTGTCCAAAGGAGAAAAAATCGCACTCCCCCGGCATCGGGAGTGCCAAAAGAGAATGGAAGTACTCACCACCTAAATCAAAGCTCCTGTTGTACTAATGGGGCGACAGAAACGAAAATAGACGACATTGTCTCTTCTTCAGTATGTGAATCAAATAGGCAGAATAATTctataaatcaattttcaagacTGTTAGTAGAAGACAGCCAAAAAAATGGTAGCATTGATGACTTGCAAGAAATTGTTCccaaagaaaatttcagaagGGCATCCGTTGTTTCTGTCACTTCTTCCACTAAGCTACTACCTCGAGGTTTAATTAACCCAGGGAATTTATGCTTTCTGAACTCAACTCTGCAGGCTCTTTTATcctgttcttcttttgttgatctcttgagaaatttgaagaatcgTGAAATCCCCAAG GCGGGTTATCCTACACTAACTGCGTTTGTAGAGTTCATATCTGCCTTTGAAGTACCCAGTTCAAGTGTACTGAACAGGGATATGGCTGCTCTTGATGTTGGGAAGCCTTTTAGCCCTCTCATGTTTGATGGtgttcttaaaaattttagtcCAGATCTGCCCAGTGGTATCTTGGGACGTCCAAG ACAGGAAGACGCACAagaatttttaagttttgtcATGGATCGGATGCATGCTGAATTGCTGAAGCTTGATGGAATGTCTTCAACTACCAATGGGGATAAATATCTTGTAGTTGCTTCTGCAGAAGATGATGAATGGGAGACAGTTGTGCGGAAGAACAAATCTGCAGTGATGAGAACACAGAGTTTTGTTCCTTCAGAGTTTAGTGAAATCTTTGGGGGGCAACTGACGAGCATGGTGACGGCAAGAG GAAATAAGCCTTCTGGTACTGGTCAGCCATTTCTGTCGCTGCATCTTGATATTTACCCTGAAGCTGTTCGCACAATTGAGGATGCTCTGCGTTTATTTTCTGCACCAGAAACTCTTGAAGGATACCGGCCATCAGCTGCTGGGAAG GCTGGTGTTGTGACTGCTCGCAAATCTATGAAGATACAGAAACAGTcgaaaataatgatattacaTTTGAAGCGTTTTGGCTATGGAAGCCATGGAAGTACCAAGTTGAATAAGCCTGTGCATTTCCCCCTTGAGTTGGTTTTAAACCACAACCTTCTCATCTCCTCATCCACAGAG GGCAGGAAGTATGAACTTATTGCCACCATAACCCATCATGGAAGAGAGTCCTCAAAGGGACATTACACAGCAGATGTTCGATACCATAACGATCAATGGCTGCGATACGACGATGCATCTGTCACGACAATCGGGAAGAATCATGTGTTGCATGACAGGGCTTACGTTCTCTTCTATAAACGAGTTTAA
- the LOC111789070 gene encoding LOB domain-containing protein 1-like translates to MAYVAKCTSSPPTPTTLPNPPLSSSATNFVSPPTSQQSSTPVAVVLSPCAACKILRRRCIEKCVLAPYFPPTEPLKFTIAHRVFGASNIIKFLQELPECQRTDAVSSMVYEANARLRDPVYGSAGAICQLQTQVSELQAQLAKARAEVANMQQQQANLLALICMEMKQSAEPIWASHLADTSWFLDDATLSAPWEPLWT, encoded by the exons atggcTTACGTGGCCAAATGTACGAGCTCTCCACCAACGCCGACCACTCTTCCTAACCCCCCCTTATCTTCCTCCGCCACCAACTTCGTGTCGCCTCCCACTTCTCAACAGTCGTCGACGCCGGTCGCGGTGGTTCTCAGCCCCTGCGCCGCCTGCAAGATCCTCCGGCGCCGCTGCATCGAGAAGTGCGTTTTGGCTCCTTATTTTCCTCCGACGGAGCCCCTCAAATTCACCATTGCTCATAGAGTGTTTGGAGCTAGCAATATCATCAAGTTCTTGCAA GAGCTGCCAGAGTGTCAAAGAACAGATGCAGTGAGCAGTATGGTGTATGAAGCAAATGCAAGGCTACGGGATCCAGTGTACGGCAGCGCGGGCGCAATTTGCCAGCTGCAAACGCAAGTGAGCGAGTTGCAGGCACAGCTAGCGAAGGCCAGGGCAGAGGTAGCCAATATGCAGCAACAACAAGCCAACTTATTAGCGTTGATTTGCATGGAAATGAAGCAATCAGCGGAGCCCATTTGGGCATCGCACCTTGCGGATACCAGTTGGTTCCTTGACGATGCTACTCTAAGCGCACCGTGGGAGCCGCTCTGGACATGA
- the LOC111789043 gene encoding pentatricopeptide repeat-containing protein At2g16880 — translation METPSITNQRPSELIQTITTILTSTKAPLTALAPYAAHLSPSLVSSILSSKALSSHPTILLSLFKWAQKHVPSFSSPPNNSLSSLFTILPSLFSHNKFSDAKSLLVSFIANDRQHELHKLILHPTRDLPRPSKALMDTSIGAYVQMGKPHLAAQIFKKMKRLNYRPNLLTCNTLLNSLVRYPSSNSILLSREVFKDSVKLGVVLNTNSFNILIYGYCLESKFKDALDLVNKMGEFGCVPDNVSYNTILDALCKKGQLHEARDLLLNMKNKGLLPNKNTYNILVSGYCKLGWLKEATKVIELMTQNNLLPDVWTYNMLISGFCNDGKIDEAFRLRDEMEKMKMLPDVVTYNTLIDGCFEWRGSSEAYCLIEEMDKKGLKCNAITYNIMLKWMCKEGNMNEATNTVQKMEENGFSPDCVTYNTLINAYCKAGKMGEAFKMMDEMTRKGLKIDTCTLNTILHSLCGEKKLDEAYKLLCSASKRGYIIDEVSYGTLIMGYFKDEKANRALSLWDEMKERQILPSIVTYNSVIGGLCQSGKTDQAIDKLNELLESGLVPDETTYNIIINGYCSEGNVEKAFQFHNKMVENFFKPDVFTCNILLCGLCREGMLEKALKLFNTWVSKAKDIDVVTYNTLISSLCKEGKFENAYDLLTDMEEKKLEPDNYTYNAILGALTDAGRINEAEKFMLKMVESGKLHDQNLKFDKGRSVATSELPEHIDSKSMAYSDQINELCNQHKYKDAMHLFDEVTKKGVVLNRYTYLSLMEGLIKRRKSTSKASRS, via the coding sequence ATGGAAACTCCTTCAATCACAAACCAGCGACCATCGGAACTGATTCAAACCATCACAACGATTCTCACTTCCACCAAAGCGCCTCTCACAGCACTCGCTCCTTACGCCGCTCACCTTTCCCCTTCCCTCGTCTCCTCCATTTTATCCTCTAAAGCTCTGAGTTCTCATCCCACtattctcctctctctcttcaagtGGGCTCAGAAGCATGTTCCTTCCTTCTCGTCTCCGCCAAAtaattctctttcttctctctttacCATCTTGCCATCTCTGTTCAGTCACAACAAGTTCTCTGATGCCAAATCCCTTCTTGTCTCCTTCATTGCCAATGATCGCCAGCATGAACTTCATAAGTTGATTCTTCATCCAACTCGTGATCTGCCCAGGCCGTCCAAGGCTCTTATGGATACCTCCATTGGCGCCTATGTGCAAATGGGCAAGCCCCATCTGGCTGCTCAGATTTTCAAGAAGATGAAGCGACTTAATTACCGCCCGAATTTGCTCACATGCAACACGTTGCTGAATTCTTTGGTAAGATATCCTTCTTCGAATTCGATTCTGTTGTCTAGAGAGGTATTCAAGGATTCTGTTAAACTGGGTGTGGTGCTGAATACTAATAGCttcaatattttgatatatGGGTATTGCTTGGAGAGTAAATTTAAGGATGCTTTGGATTTGGTGAATAAAATGGGTGAGTTTGGCTGTGTACCGGATAATGTGAGTTATAATACGATATTGGATGCATTGTGCAAGAAGGGGCAGTTACATGAGGCGCGAGACTTGCTGTTGAACATGAAGAATAAAGGATTGTTGCCTAATAAGAATACGTAtaatattttggtttctgGGTACTGCAAATTGGGGTGGTTGAAGGAGGCAACAAAGGTGATCGAACTAATGACGCAGAATAATTTGTTGCCTGATGTTTGGACTTATAATATGTTGATTAGTGGGTTTTGTAATGATGGTAAGATTGATGAAGCTTTTAGGTTGAGAGATGAGATGGAGAAGATGAAAATGTTGCCTGATGTGGTTACCTATAACACGTTGATTGATGGGTGTTTTGAGTGGCGGGGTAGTTCGGAGGCATACTGTTTGATTGAAGAAATGGATAAGAAAGGACTAAAGTGTAATGCAATTACTTACAATATAATGTTGAAATGGATGTGCAAGGAAGGTAATATGAATGAAGCAACTAACACTGTccagaaaatggaagaaaatggattcTCCCCTGATTGTGTTACGTACAATACTCTTATAAATGCTTATTGTAAAGCTGGAAAAATGGGAGAAGCGTTTAAAATGATGGACGAAATGACCAGGAAAGGTTTGAAAATTGATACTTGTACCCTGAATACTATTCTCCATTCTCTCTGTGGGGAGAAAAAGCTTGATGAGGCATATAAGTTACTGTGCAGTGCTAGTAAGCGGGGCTATATTATCGATGAGGTTAGCTATGGTACTCTGATCATGGGTTACTTCAAAGATGAAAAGGCAAACAGAGCCTTAAGTCTTTGGGATGAAATGAAGGAGAGACAGATTCTTCCAAGTATTGTCACCTATAATTCTGTGATTGGAGGACTATGTCAGTCGGGGAAAACGGATCAAGCTATAGATAAGTTGAATGAGCTTCTTGAGAGTGGATTAGTCCCTGATGAAACTACTTACAACATAATTATTAATGGCTATTGTTCGGAAGGGAATGTGGAAAAAGCATTCCAATTCCATAACAAAATGGTTGAGAATTTTTTCAAGCCAGATGTCTTTACTTGTAATATTCTTCTTTGTGGGTTATGTAGAGAGGGTATGCTAGAGAAGGCTCTTAAGCTGTTCAATACTTGGGTTTCGAAAGCCAAAGACATTGATGTAGTTACATATAATACCTTAATATCTAGCCTGTGCAAAGAAGGGAAATTTGAGAATGCTTATGATCTTCTCACAGAcatggaagagaaaaaattaGAACCTGATAATTATACATACAATGCAATTCTTGGTGCACTAACAGATGCTGGGAGGATTAATGAGGCTGAGAAGTTTATGTTGAAAATGGTTGAATCAGGAAAATTGCATGAccagaatttaaaatttgacaaaGGGCGGAGTGTGGCAACCTCTGAACTTCCAGAACACATCGATTCCAAGTCTATGGCGTACTCGGATCAGATAAATGAACTGTGTAATCAGCATAAGTATAAGGACGCAATGCATCTTTTTGATGAAGTTACAAAGAAAGGTGTTGTTTTAAACAGATATACTTATCTAAGTTTGATGGAAGGGCTGATTAAGAGGCGAAAAAGCACATCAAAGGCCAGCCGATCATAA
- the LOC111789060 gene encoding pentatricopeptide repeat-containing protein At3g12770, whose product MSLHSFSLSLSLSSLSTALSKAAATSQEALLRRKHLDQLYVQLTVSGLYKCGFLVIKFINACLHLRDVNYAHKVFREVLEPDILLWNGIIKGYTQNNIFAGAIRMYKDMQVSGVNPDCFTFLYVLKACSGMSVEGIGKQMHSQTFKYGLGSNVFVQNSLVSMYARFGQTSSARLVFDKLHNRTVVSWTSIISGYVQNGDPVDALRVFKDMRRSTVKLDWIVLVSVVTAYTDMEDLGQGKAIHSLVTKLGLEFEPDIVVSLTNMYAKCGRVEVARFFFNQMEKPNLLLWNAMISGYAKNGYGEEAIELFRKMISKNIGVDSVTVRSAILAVAQAGSLELARWLDGYISKSEYRDDVFVNTALIDMHAKCGSICFARSVFDRMVDKDVVLWSAMIMGYGLHGHGQEAIDLYNRMKQSGVRPNDVTFVGLLTACKNSGLVKEGWELFHQMRDYGIEPHHQHYSCVVDLLGRAGYLNRAYDFIMSMPIKPGVSVWGALLSGCKIHRQVRLGEIAAEQLFLLDPYNTGHYVQLSNLYASAHLWNHVGNVRLMMTQKGLNKDLGHSSIEINGNLETFHVGDRSHPRSKEIFEELDRLERRLKAAGYVAHMESVLHDLNDEEIEETLCNHSERLAVAYGIISTAPGTTLRITKNLRACVNCHSAIKLISKLVDREIIVRDAKRFHHFKDGVCSCGDFW is encoded by the exons ATGTCTTTGCATTCATTttcgctctctctctccttgtCGTCGCTATCTACAGCTCTCTCAAAGGCGGCGGCAACCTCACAGGAGGCTTTATTGAGGAG GAAGCATTTGGATCAATTATACGTCCAGTTAACTGTGTCTGGGCTATACAAGTGTGGTTTCTTGGTTATCAAATTTATCAATGCATGTTTGCATCTCAGAGATGTTAACTACGCACATAAGGTTTTTCGTGAAGTCTTAGAACCAGATATCTTGTTGTGGAATGGCATCATAAAGGGCTACACTCAGAACAATATTTTTGCTGGTGCTATCAGAATGTATAAGGATATGCAAGTGTCAGGGGTGAACCCAGATTGCTTCACATTTTTGTATGTGCTTAAAGCGTGCAGTGGAATGTCGGTCGAAGGAATAGGTAAACAGATGCATAGCCAGACGTTTAAATATGGCCTTGGATCAAATGTGTTTGTGCAGAACAGTCTTGTGTCAATGTATGCTAGATTTGGCCAAACCTCATCTGCTAGGCTCGTCTTTGATAAGTTACATAATAGAACTGTTGTTTCGTGGACGTCCATCATTTCTGGGTATGTTCAAAATGGCGATCCCGTGGACGCGTTGAGAGTTTTCAAAGATATGAGGCGAAGTACTGTGAAACTTGATTGGATTGTCCTTGTTAGTGTTGTGACAGCCTACACAGACATGGAGGATTTGGGGCAAGGAAAAGCCATTCATAGCTTAGTGACTAAATTAGGTCTAGAATTCGAACCCGACATAGTGGTCTCGCTCACTAACATGTATGCTAAATGTGGACGGGTGGAAGTTGctagatttttctttaatcagATGGAAAAACCAAATTTACTTTTGTGGAATGCTATGATTTCTGGTTATGCAAAAAATGGATATGGTGAAGAAGCAATCGAGCTATTCCGTAAGATGATTTCAAAGAATATCGGGGTCGATTCTGTTACTGTGAGGTCTGCTATTCTAGCCGTTGCCCAAGCGGGGTCTCTTGAACTAGCAAGATGGTTGGATGGTTATATCTCTAAGAGTGAGTACCGAGATGATGTTTTTGTGAACACAGCCCTTATAGATATGCATGCAAAATGTGGAAGCATATGTTTTGCTCGTAGTGTTTTCGATAGAATGGTCGATAAAGACGTTGTCTTATGGAGTGCTATGATTATGGGGTATGGATTACACGGTCATGGACAAGAAGCCATCGACCTTTACAACAGAATGAAGCAATCAGGAGTTCGTCCGAACGACGTTACTTTTGTTGGCCTTCTCACAGCATGTAAAAACTCGGGTCTTGTAAAAGAGGGATGGGAGCTTTTCCACCAGATGCGAGACTACGGGATTGAACCGCATCACCAGCATTACTCTTGCGTGGTCGATCTTCTGGGACGTGCAGGCTATTTGAATCGAGcttatgattttattatgaGCATGCCCATTAAACCTGGAGTTAGTGTTTGGGGGGCACTTTTAAGTGGATGTAAGATCCATCGTCAAGTGAGGTTGGGAGAGATAGCTGCAGAACAGCTTTTCTTATTAGATCCATATAATACAGGTCATTATGTACAACTCTCAAACTTATATGCTTCTGCCCATTTATGGAACCACGTGGGGAACGTTCGATTAATGATGACACAGAAAGGATTGAACAAGGACCTCGGACATAGTTCGATTGAGATCAATGGAAATCTCGAAACGTTCCATGTTGGAGATAGATCACATCCGAGATCGAAGGAAATCTTTGAAGAACTTGATAGATTGGAGAGGAGATTAAAGGCAGCTGGTTATGTTGCTCATATGGAATCTGTTCTACATGACTTGAATGATGAGGAGATTGAGGAAACTCTTTGTAACCATAGTGAGAGGTTAGCAGTTGCTTATGGCATCATCAGTACTGCTCCTGGAACTACACTTAGAATAACGAAAAATCTCCGTGCATGCGTTAATTGTCATTCGGCGATAAAGCTAATATCGAAGCTTGTCGATAGGGAAATAATTGTTCGAGATGCGAAACGCTTTCATCATTTCAAAGATGGAGTTTGTTCGTGCGGAGATTTTTGGTGA
- the LOC111811503 gene encoding low temperature-induced protein lt101.2: MGSETFVEIILAILLPPLGVFLRYGCGVEFWICLLLTILGYIPGIIYAIYVLVG; the protein is encoded by the exons aTGGGTTCTGAAACTTTTGTAGAAATCATATTAGCAATTCTTCTTCCACCACTTGGAGTTTTCCTTCGCTATGGCTGTGGG GTAGAGTTTTGGATTTGTTTGTTGCTGACCATATTGGGATATATCCCTGGAATTATATATGCAATATATGTGCTGGTTGgttag